The nucleotide window TGTCCTTCGCGCAGGCGCAGGCCGGGGTGACCGTGACGCTCTCGACGTCCTCGCAACAGAACACCGTAGGCTCCGGCCTCGATACGTTGAAGAACGTCGAGAACCTGACCGGCAGTGCCTACGCCGACACCCTGACCGGCAACAGCGGCGGGAACATCCTGAATGGCGGCGCGGGCAACGATACGCTGGTGGGTGGCTCGGGGAATGACCGGCTGATCGGCGGCGCCGGGACCGACAACCTCACCGGTGGCACCGGCGCGGACACCTACGTGTTCGGAGCGCTGGCGGACATGGGCACCGGGGCGTTGCGCGATGTGATCAACGGTTTCAAGAGCGCCGAACTGGATCAGCTGGACTTCACCGGACTGGACGCCAACCCACTGACCGCCAATGTCGATGCCTTCACCTTCATCGGCAGCAACGCCTTCGACGCCACCAACGCCACCGGCCAACTGCGCTTTGCCGACGGCATTCTCTACGGCAGCGTCGACGCCGACGCTACCGCCGAGTTCGAGTTCGAACTGGTCGGCGTCAAGGAGCTGCACGCCAGCGACTTCACGGCGTGATCCTTATGTGAGGGTCGGTCTTGCCCGCGATGGCAGTGGCAGATTCACCGCCGCCATCGCGAGCAGGCTCGCTCCCACAGGGTTCTGCGGTGTGTGCAAATCCTGCATTCACCCAGGAACCATTGTGGGAGCGAGCCTGCTCGCGAAAGCTGTGGGTCAGCTTGCACTGATGTTGAATATTCCGCCGCCTTCGCGGGCAAGCCCGCTCCCACAGGGTTCTAGGGTGTGTGCAAATCCTGCATTCACCCAGGAACCATTGTGGGAGCGGGCTTGCTCGCGAAAGCTGTGGGTCAGCCTGCACTGATGTTGAATATTCCGCCGCCTTCGCGGGCAAGCCCGCTCCCACAGGGTTCTGCGGCGTGTGCAAATCCTGCATTCCCCCAGGAACCATTGTGGGAGCGGGCTTGCTCGCGATAGCTGTGGGTCAGCTGGCACTGATGTTGAATATTCCGCCGCCTTCGCGGGCAGGCTCGCTCCCACAGGGTTCTGCGGCGTGTGCAAATCCTGCATCCACCCAGGAACCATTGTGGGAGCGGGCTTGCTCGCGAAAGCTGTGGGTCAGCCTGCACTGATGTTGAATATTCCGCCGCCATCGCGAGCAGGCTCGCTCCCACAGGGTTCTAGGGTGTGTGCAAATCCCGCATTCACCCAGGAACCATTGTGGGAGCAACTGTCTTACTTCCGCCACCCGTCACCGCCACTCAGTGCCGTCTCGAAGCATGGCATTCAGTCTGATTAGCAATATTCGCATGCAGGCGATGAGCGCGACTTTCGCGCTCTTGCCTCGCTCTCGAAGTGCTTCATACCGGGCCTTGAAGTCGGCGTGATAGCGGATGACAACCCAGCACGACATATAAAGCGCACGTCTGACCCGCGCTCTTCCTCCGTAAATCTGACGTTTGCCGCTGTGATTACCACTGTCGTCGTTGTAGGGGGCGATTCCCGCCAGGGCCGCGATCTCTCTGCGATCAAGCTCACCGAGTTCAGGCAGGTAAACCAACAAACTAGCAGTCGCCACAGTGCCGATCCCTTTAACTGACGTGAGTCGGTCGGCCTTCTCCGCATCCAGCTTACGCATGCTTTGATTAATGGCTTTGCCAAACTGCTTGATTTGGATTTGCAGGTAGCGAATATGGTCTTTGATCACCTCGATAACCGCCGGAAGCTGAGCCTGCTGCAGCCGGCGCTTGTTGTCATCTCGCTGCTGGACGAAGTGTTCGCGCAGCTGAATCAGCTCACGCAGTGCTTCACGCTCAGGTGAAATGGGCTTTTCGTGAGACGCGTGCAGAGCTTCGGCAAAATCGGCAAGAACAGCCGCATCGATGGGGTCGGTCTTGGCATTCTTGCCCATTGCTACAGCGAAGGCTCTAGCCCGGCGAGGGTTGATCCTGAGCACATTGAAACCTGCCTCCTGCAGTGCTGCCATAACCTTTCGTTCATAGCCGCCCGTGGCTTCCAGTAACACCCGGCCAATCGTGTACTGGCTTAGCTGTTCGACCAGTTGTGCAAAGCCCTCAAGCGTATTGGGGACCTCATAGCCTTGGTTCTGTGGTCGAACCCAAACGACGAGATTTGATTTGGATATATCGATACCGACCCAGGAAATCATGGCAAAACCCTCTTACACTCAGAAATGAGAGTGCTCTGGCTTTGCCCACGCTTGTGATTCGAGTGCCGCTCGTCCAACTGTTCGGGCTTATGGGCCAGAGTAGAAAGGTAGATGGCAGCTTTGCTCCCACTCGTGCTTCAAGCACCGCGGACTCACAGCTTGCCATCTACCCCTCTCAACCCAGAGTTTATTCCCTTACTCAGACACAAGCGGGCTTGCTCGCGATAGCGGTGGATCAGTTGGCATCGAGGCTGAATGTGCCGCCGTCTTCGCGGGCAAGCCCGCTCCCACAGGGTTCTGCGGCGTGTGCAAATACAGCATTCACCCAGTAACCACTGTGGGAGCGAGCCTGCTCGCGATGGCGGCAGTCCATCAAACCTCAATGGCGCTGCCGCCCCCGCGACCGTCAGAGCGCCTCGCGGCCCGGTACCCCGTCCACCAGGCGCTGGATTCCCAGCGGATTGGCATTCTTCAGCGGTTCCGGCAGCAGGTTGTCGGGGTAGTTCTGGAAGCACACCGGCCGCAGGAAGCGGTCGATGGCCAGGGTGCCCACCGACGTGCCACGGGCATCGGAGGTGGCTGGATAAGGGCCGCCGTGAACCATCGAATCACACACCTCGACACCCGTCGGGTAACCGTTGAGCAGGATCCGGCCGACTTTCTGCTCCAGCAGCGGCGTCAATTCGCTGAACCGCTGGAAATCATCCGGCTCGCCGATCATGGTCGCGGTGAGTTGACCGTGCAGGCCGTTCAATGCGGCGCTGAGCTGCGCCTGGTCGGCCACTTCGACGAACACGGTGGTCGGGCCAAACACCTCTTCCTGCAACGCCTCGTCCCCTTCGATCAACAGGCTGGCGTCGGCCTTGAACAGCTGCGGCTGGGCCTGGTTGCCCTGCTGTGCGCGCCCGGCCAGGTGCTCGATGCCCGGGTGGGCCAGCAACTTCTGCAAGCCCTTGCCGTAACTCTGCAAGGTGCCGGCATTGAGCATGGTTTGTGGCGCCTGGTCACCGATCAGCGCGGCGACCTGCTGGGTAAATGCAGTGAACTGCGGCGAGCGGATGCCGATCACCAGGCCCGGGTTGGTGCAGAACTGGCCACAGCCCATCACCACCGAGGCGGTCAGGTCGCGAGCAATACTGTCGGCGCGGGTCGCCAGCGCTTCAGGCAGGACAATCACCGGGTTGATGCTCGACATCTCGGCAAACACCGGGATCGGCTGCGGACGCGCGGCGGCCATGTCGCACAGGGCACGCCCGCCCCGAAGGGAACCGGTGAAACCCACGGCCTGGATCGCCGGATGCTTGACCAGCCACTCGCCGACACCACCGCCGTAGATCATGTTGAAGACACCGGCCGGCATCGCGGTTTTTTCGGCGGCACGGATGATTGCATCGGCCACCCACTCTGCGGTCGCCATGTGGCCGCTATGGGCCTTGAACACCACCGGGCAGCCAGCCGCCAGAGCCGACGCGGTGTCACCACCGGCCGTGGAAAAGGCCAACGGGAAGTTGCTGGCGCCGAACACTGCCACCGGGCCCAGGCCGATGCGGTACTGACGCAGGTCCGGGCGCGGCAGCGGTTGGCGCTCCGGCAGGGCGCGGTCGATACGCGCACCGTAGAAATCACCACGGCGCAGGACTTTGGCGAACAGGCGCATCTGCCCGCTGGTACGACCCCGCTCACCCTGGATCCGAGCAGCAGGCAACGCGGTTTCACGGCAGACCACGGCGACGAACTCATCGCCCAAGGCGTCCAGCTCATCGGCAATGGCCTCGAGGAACTCGGCCCGGCGCACCGCGCTCAGGCTGCGGTAGGCTGGATAAGCCGCGGCGGCCGCCTTGGCGGCTGCGTCGACCTCTTCAGCCGTGGCCTGGATGAAATCACCCGGCAAGGCTTCGCCAGTGCTGGCATCGAGGCTCTGCAAACGCGTCTGGCCGGCCGCGCTGCGCGTCCCACCGATGTAGTTGTGACCAAGGATCTGGTTCATCGCAAGTCTCCTCTTAAAGTGTGCCGATAGTACCCGGGTTGAACACCGCGTCCACCGGGGCAATGCCGTTGACCAGCGGCGCGCCGAATTCGGCCTGGCTGATTTCGAACACGTCCCCCGGCTGGGTACGGATGCCATCGGCGAACGACAGGGTCGCGGTGCCGAAGAAGTGAACGTGCACATCCCCCGGACGCAGGAACTGACTGTACTTGAAATGGTGGAATTCCAGGTTCTCGAGGCTGTGGCACATGTTGGCCTCGCCGCTGAGGAATTCGTTCTGCCACAGCACTTCGCCGTTGCGCAGGATACGACTGGTTCCGGATAGATGTTGAGGCAATTCACCGACACGAAGTTCCGGACCAAAACTGCAACTGCGCAGTTTCGAATGGGCCAGGTACAGGTAATTCTTGCGCTCCATCACGTGATCGGAAAACTCGTTGCCCACCGCGAAACCCAGGCGATAAGGCTTGCCGTCGAGGCCGATGACGTACAGGCCGCTGATTTCCGGCTCTTCGCCGGCGTCTTCGGCGAACGGCGGCAACGGGAACGGATGACCCGGACGGACGACGATGCCGCCGTCGCCCTTGTAGAACCACTCCGGTTGCACGCCGGCCTGACCGGCCTGGGGCTTGCCGCCCTCGACCCCCCACTTGAAGATGCGCATGGTGTCGGTCATGGCGGTTTCATCGCCGGCCTGCTGGTGCATCTTGTCCCGGGCCGAGGCGCTGCCCAGGTGGGTCAGGCCGGTGCCGCTGACCAGCAGGTGCGCCGGGTCCGGGTGATCCAGTGGCGGCAGGATACGCAGCTCGGCGAGCAACCGCGGGTAATCATGCTCGGCACCGAACCCGAGGCCATTGACCTGCTGCTCCAGCTTCACACCCGCCTCGATGGCCGCCAGCGCCAGCTCACGCACGGTCGTCGCGCACTGCACTTCCCGCACCCGGTCGCCGTCGACCACACCGACGCGGCGCTCACCGTTATCCAATTCGAACTGAACTAAACGCATGGTTTTCTCCTGTAAACAAAACTCAAATACAGCGCCAAGCCCCTTGTGGGAGCGAGCCTGCTCGCGATGACGACGGCACATTCAACAGGGATGCAAGCTGACCCACCGCTATCGCGAGCAGGCTCGCTCCCACAGTGGATCGGGGTGACCTCTGAATCAGATGCGCGTCGCCCCCCGCGCACTGGCCGCGAACTGATCCGCCGGCAGCACATGCTTGCGCTCCAGCAGGCGATACACAACGCCGGTCAACACCAGGCCGAACACCATCACACAGGACAGGAAATACAGCCCCGAGGCCAGGTTGCCGGTGTATTCCTTCAGCGCACCGATCACGAACGGCCCGATGTAGCCACCCAGGTTACCCACCGAGTTGATCAACGCGATGCCCGCCGCCGCACTGGCGCCGGCAAAGAAGCGTCCCGGCAAGGTCCAGAACACCGCCGTGCAGGAAAACAGTGCAAACGCCACCAGGCACAGCGCCGCCAGTTGCAGCACCGGTACCGACAGCCACGCGCTGAGGAACAGCCCAATGGCGCCCAAGACATAGAGCACGGCCAGGTGGCCGTAGCGGTCATTCAAGCGGTCGGAGCTGCGGGGAATGACCAACAAGCCGATGATGCCGAAAATATAGGGCACCGAAGACACGAAACCGGTCACCAGGTCGCTGCCGCCGAACTGCTTGATCAGCGTCGGCAACCACAGGCCCAGGCCATAGATACTCAGGGTCACCGGCAGGTAGAACAGCGCCAGCAACAGGACCCGCTTGTCCTTCAGGGCATGCAGCGGATTACCGTGGCGGGTCTGGCCGTATTCCTGCAGATCCTTTTTCAGTTCATCGGTCAGCCAGTCCTTCTCGGCCTGATCCATCCACTTCACCTGTTGCGGGCCATCCGGCAGGTAGCGCAGCACCGGCCAGGTCAGCAGCATCGCCGGCAGGCCGATGACAATGAACAACCACTGCCAGCCGTGCAGGCCCAGTACACCGTCCATGCCCAGCAAGCCGCCAGACACGGGACCGGTGATCAGCATGGCGATGGGTTGGGAAAGAATGAACAGGCCCAGGATCTTGCCGCGATGGCGAACCGGGAACCATTGGGTGATGTAATACAGCACGCCGGGGAAGAAACCGGCTTCGGCCGCGCCGAGCAAAAAGCGCATCACATAGAAGCTGTGGGGGCCCTGCACAAACGCCATGCCGATGGTGATGGCGCCCCAGGTGATCATGATCCGGGCGAACCAGCGCCGGGCACCGAAACGTTCGAGCATCAGGTTGCTGGGAATCTCCAACAGGAAATAACCGATGAAAAACAGCCCTGCGCCAAGGCCGTAGGCGGCATCGCCGATACCCAGGTCGGCGCCCATGTGCAGCTTGGCGAAGCCCACGGCAGAGCGGTCTACATAGGCGATCAGGTACAGCAGGATCAGGAAGGGAATCAGTTTAAGCGTGATGCGACGGATAAGCCGCAATTCCTGGCTCATGGGACCGGTCTCCAATTGTTGTTGTTATGGAACCACGGGGGATTTCTCTCGCGAATGCACGCCAGGACAACCCCTCCATTGAGCCGGACTATATAGTAATACTATTTACCCAACAACACTTCCAAACCGCGCAAATTGCGCTTATGTTACGCTTCATCCAGAAAAATATAGTCATACAATAAGAGAATCGATCATGTCTGATAAAAAGCCCTCCCTGCGCTCGGCCCAATGGTTTGGAACCGCCGACAAAAATGGCTTCATGTACCGCAGCTGGATGAAAAATCAGGGCATCGCCGACCATCAGTTCCATGGCAAGCCGATCATCGGTATCTGCAACACCTGGTCAGAGCTGACCCCGTGCAATGCGCATTTCCGGCAGATCGCCGAGCACGTCAAGCGCGGAGTGATCGAAGCCGGGGGCTTCCCGGTGGAATTCCCGGTGTTTTCCAACGGTGAATCGAACCTGCGCCCTACCGCCATGCTGACCCGCAACCTGGCGAGCATGGACGTGGAAGAGGCCATTCGCGGCAACCCGATCGACGGCGTGGTGCTGCTCACCGGCTGCGACAAGACCACCCCCGCCCTGCTGATGGGCGCCGCCAGCTGTGACGTACCGGCCATCGTCGTCACCGGTGGCCCGATGCTCAACGGCAAGCACAAGGGCCAGGACATCGGTTCGGGCACGGTGGTCTGGCAATTGAGCGAACAGGTGAAGGCCGGCACCATCACCCTCGACGATTTCCTCGCGGCCGAGGGCGGCATGTCCCGCTCGGCCGGTACCTGCAACACCATGGGGACCGCCTCGACGATGGCCTGCATGGCCGAAGCCCTCGGCACGTCGCTGCCCCATAACGCCGCGATTCCGGCCGTGGATGCGCGTCGCTATGTCCTGGCCCATATGTCCGGCATGCGCGCCGTGGAAATGGTTCGTGAAGACTTGCGGCTGTCGAAGATCCTGACCAAGGAAGCTTTTGAAAACGCCATCCGCGTCAATGCGGCCATCGGTGGCTCCACCAACGCGGTGATCCATCTCAAAGCCATCGCCGGGCGTATCGGCGTGCAACTGGACCTGGACGACTGGACCCGCATCGGTCGTGGCATGCCGACCATCGTCGACCTGCAACCGTCCGGACGCTTCCTGATGGAAGAGTTCTACTACGCCGGTGGCCTGCCCGCCGTGCTACGTCGCCTCGGTGAAGCCAACCTGATCCCCCACCCGGACGCCCTGACCGTCAACGGCAAAAGCCTCGGCGAAAACACCAAGGAAGCCCCGATCTACGGTCAGGACGAAGTCATCCGCACCCTGGACAACCCGATCCGCGCCGATGGCGGTATCTGCGTACTGCGCGGCAATCTGGCGCCATTGGGAGCGGTGCTCAAACCCTCCGCCGCCACCCCCGAGCTGATGCAGCATCGCGGTCGCGCGGTGGTGTTCGAGAACTTCGACGAGTACAAGGCGCGGATCAACGACCCGGAACTGGATGTGGATGCCGACTCGATCCTGGTCATGAAGAACTGCGGGCCCAAGGGTTACCCAGGCATGGCCGAAGTGGGCAACATGGGCTTGCCGGCCAAGCTGCTGGCCCAGGGCGTGACCGACATGGTGCGAATTTCCGATGCACGCATGAGCGGCACCGCCTATGGCACCGTGGTGCTGCACGTGGCACCAGAGGCCGCGGCCGGCGGTCCTCTTGCAGCGGTCAAGGAAGGTGATTTCATCGAGCTGGATTGCGCCAGCGGCCGGCTGCACCTGGACATTTCCGATGCCGAACTGGCCGCGCGCCTGGCCGACCTGACCCCGCCCCAGCAACTGCTGGTGGGCGGCTACCGTCAGCTGTACATAGACCATGTACTGCAAGCGGACCAGGGCTGCGATTTCGACTTCCTGGTGGGCTGCCGCGGCGCCGAGGTGCCGCGACACTCCCATTGACCATCAGCCCCTGTGGGGCTTTTGTGGGAGCTGAGCTTGCTCGCGATAGCGGTGTAACAGACAACAGAGATGTTGACTGGAAAGGCCTCATCGCGAGCAAGCTCAGCTCCCACAAAAGCCCCACAATGGATCGGCATCTAAATCAAAAATCGCACTAGCGACCCGCCCTCGCTGCGCCTGCTATCATGCGCAGCATCTCCCCCACAGGATCGCGCCGCGCCCCATGGATTACCGCAAACCCTCCGACCGCAAAAGCATGCACGCACGCATCGTCCAGGAACTGGGCATGCAGATCGTGTCCGGACGCTTCAAGCCCGACGACAAATTGCCCGCCGAAGCCTTGCTGTGCGAGGAATACGCCGTGAGCCGTCCGGTACTGCGTGAAGCCACGCGGGTATTGGTCGCCAAGGGCCTGGTGTATTCGCGGCCGCGAGTGGGCACGGTGGTCAAGGCCCGGCGTGAATGGCACATGCTTGACCCGGACGTGCTGCACTGGCTGATGCAGAGCAGCCCGCAGAACGAATTCTTCGGGTTGCTCACCAGCGTGCGCAGCATCATCGAACCGGCCGCCGCCGCCCTGGCCGCACAGTTCGCCACCGACGCCGACATCGCATCCATCCGCGAAGCCTACGAGCGCATGGACGCGGCACCGACGCCCGAAGCCCTGCTGCAACCGGACCTGGATTTCCATAGCCGGATCGCCGACGCCACCCACAACGACCTGCTCGCCAACCTGTGCAACATGTTGTCGGTGGCCATCGCCGAAGCGCTCAAGCACTCCAACCAGCGACCCAACCTGCATGAACTGGCGATGCCACGGCACAAGGCGATCCTCACCGCCATCGAGAACCGTGACGCCCTCGGCGCCCGCCATGCGACGCTGGTGCAACTGGATGATGCCCGCAGTGCACTGAACGTGGTGCTGGGCAACGACCACAGCTGATCCTCCGCCATCGTTGCCGAACAGGCCTGGCACACTCCTTCCCTGGCGCGGTGGTATCTATCTACCACCCGCACCAGACTGAGCAGTCGATACTTTTCTCGCCGTCATCCCGACGGCCATGTTTTGTGAAAAGGACTTCTCATGACCGCCCCCTCCTCTGCCGGTTCGATCCCCGCGCTGGCCCAAAGTGTCAGCCTGCAATTCGCCAGTCGCCCGACCCTCGAACAGGTCGCCCGGCGCATGCTCGAACAAGCGATCAAGAAAAGAGACCCCTGGCTGGAGATCGACCTCTCCAAGACACAATTGGCAATGCCGGACCCAGCCACCCGCGGTTGGCATTTCCGGCCCTTGATGTCCGCGGTCCTCGATTACCTGGCCAGCGGCACGCCCCCGGACTTCGACCCACAGGGAGCACTTGACTGTTTTCTCTCCGACAGCCCGCCACGCCGCCTTTGGTCAGGCGCTCGGGGACTGGACATGCAGCTCATCAAGAAATCCATACTTGAACTGGCCTGGACACTGCCGATCGGGCTGGAAGATGCGCTGGTCCGCTACTGGAACGAGGACATCGGCAGCGCTGACCAAACCGCTGCGAGCAGCCGCTGGCGCTGGCTCAGCGACGTACTCAGGAACACATTGAGCATCCGCGGGCTGCAACAGCCCGGGCTCACGGATACGGCGCGGGAGGCCCTGGACCAGATTGTCCGTTGGCCGGACCGGGCGCTGCGCTTATGTCTCGACCGACAGGCACCTGTGTACGCCTACCAACTGGAAACCTGGCTCACCCGGGGCGCCAGCCGCAGCGTGCTGGTCAGCGGCAATATCCTCCTGGTCCGCGTCAAGAACGGCAGCACCGAACTCCTGCTGTGCAGCCCCGGCAACGCCGTGCAGTCCTTTGCCTGCCTGGAGGCCTTCAACCAGCATTGGGGCGAATGGATTGCCAGCCTGTACACCGTCGACACCATCACCTGCCAACGCTACGAGATCAGCGGCAACGTCTTCGAGCGCCAGGCGGCGCTGTTGCTGGAGCAGCAATTGGCCGACCTGAAGGCTGTGCGACTGCCCGCCCGGATCGACCTGCCGGAGCTGAAGCGCCTCTACGCCGACTTGAGCGACCCGGCCCGCTCGCTGCTGGAGGCGCCCCGACCGTCGCCCGACACCTCGTTACGCCTTGGGCCGCTGTTGCCCGAATGGCTGAAAAACGCCTCCATCGTCGACCAGACGACATTCCAGCACTACAGCCTGGCCCTGGCCAGCGCCAAAAGGCGCCACCAGGGCCAGACCTTCCTCGGCGGCATCGACGACATCAAGGCCTTTACCGCCGACGCCTTGCTCAGTCGCCTGCGGGATGCCAACGACAGCCGCGCGGACAAGCTGCCATCGAGCCGCTACCAGCCCGACGATGTGCTGCTGACGTTCAGCGTGTCCGCAGGCTATCCGGGAACCATCGGTCTGACCGAGAAACGGCAGATGAGCCTCACCGAACTGGCCATCCACAATCTCGTCGCCCGCCCCAGCGGCACTTTCACCCTCAGCCATCGCCTGGGCCAGACGCTGCCGGCCTGGCTGACGCCGGGGTTCATAACCCGGTTGATCGAACAGGTCGATATTGGCGCGACCTATCCTCGCTATTTGCAACAGCACTTACTCGGCGAATCGCCCCAGGCACAGAACCGGCAACGAATCTTCGCCGAGCAGCTCCCGGCGCAACTGATGCTCGAAGCCCTGAAGCAGAACCTGAACCACGAAAACGGCATGACCCGCCAGGGCCTGCGCCGGTTGGAAGCCGTCCTCCAGCCCGACGCGGCGGGCCAGCAGGTCGACGGTCGCCCGGTGGTCATTCGCCACCTGGGTCTGCTGCGCAAGCCCCAAGCCCAGCCCGATATCGTGAGCAACATGTTCATCATCGAAGCGCAGGACATCACTAGCGGCCCGCACCTGTTGTATCGGCCGCTCTACGCGCCCTCGCTGCAGGAGTTCGCGACACGCGAAGCATTGCTGCAGGCCATTGCCGCCCCTGGGAAACTGCAGGAAAGCCTCCTGACCTGGTTGCCCGACGCCGCACGCCCGATCTACGCCAACGGCGGATTCCTGGAACCGCATATCGTGCGGTTCTTCAGCGGTGACGAATTCAGTGTTCCCGACAAACCCGCCCCAGCCACCCTCGCCGTCGACGATACCCGCGGCGAGCTGCTGCAATCGCTGCACAACGGCGAGCTGATGCAGTACCTCTACGGTTGCAACGCCCAGGCCCTGGTCACCCAGGCCGACCGGGACTCGGTGTCCAACAGCGAGAGCCGCTGGGCGGTGTTGCTCGAAGGTGGCGGCCTGTTGTTCAACACCTTGCTGTTTCCCTTGCTGCGCGGCCCGGCCATGACCACCGTCTGGCTCTGGAACCTGATGGCCAGCGCCCAACAGGACATTCCGGCGCTGACCGGCGAGGACCCGGTGGCCCGGGAGCTTGCTGCAGTCGATCTGCTGGTCAACCTGACCCTGCTGGTGAGCCAACTGCCCTCCGGCCATGGGCCAGCGGCGCGGGCGAGCGTGCCCGAATCGATTAAGGAACAAGCCATGCGCCCCCCCGCGCCACGCGCCATTGCCGAGCAGTGGCCTGCACCGGCGGCGCCCATCCTCTTGGAGGGTACCGTGACAGTGCCTGACGCCAACATCAATACGGGTGGGCGCCTGGACTTCAATTTCGTCAGGGCCGGTGGCCAACCGACGCCGCAACAACGGGCGCGATTGCAGCATTTGCAAGTGCCACGCCCCACCTCGCCACCCGACCCCATTGAGAACGGCCCGTTCAAAGGCCTGTACGTGATCGACAGCAAATAGCATGCCGAGGTCGAAGGCGCCTTCTATCGAGTCACGCCCGAATACGATGGTAGTGCAACCATCGTCGACCCACTCGCTCCGCTCGACGTCGACAAGAACGGCCCGCCGTTGCGAGTCGATGCCCAGGGCCATTGGCACCTGGATCTGCGTTTGCGCCTGCTCGGCGGTTCACCGCCCAAGCGGGTGGAAGCACAGCGCCGTATCAACCTGGAGCGGGCCCAACAGTTGACCGATGAATTCGACCAGTTAGTGGCACGAGATGCCGATCGACAAAAAGCCCTGGACGTGGCCCTGCAAGTCATGACCCGGACCGAGGAAGGCGGCAACTACACCGAAGCCCAGCGGGCGGC belongs to Pseudomonas sp. B21-028 and includes:
- a CDS encoding IS110 family transposase → MISWVGIDISKSNLVVWVRPQNQGYEVPNTLEGFAQLVEQLSQYTIGRVLLEATGGYERKVMAALQEAGFNVLRINPRRARAFAVAMGKNAKTDPIDAAVLADFAEALHASHEKPISPEREALRELIQLREHFVQQRDDNKRRLQQAQLPAVIEVIKDHIRYLQIQIKQFGKAINQSMRKLDAEKADRLTSVKGIGTVATASLLVYLPELGELDRREIAALAGIAPYNDDSGNHSGKRQIYGGRARVRRALYMSCWVVIRYHADFKARYEALRERGKSAKVALIACMRILLIRLNAMLRDGTEWR
- a CDS encoding aldehyde dehydrogenase (NADP(+)) is translated as MNQILGHNYIGGTRSAAGQTRLQSLDASTGEALPGDFIQATAEEVDAAAKAAAAAYPAYRSLSAVRRAEFLEAIADELDALGDEFVAVVCRETALPAARIQGERGRTSGQMRLFAKVLRRGDFYGARIDRALPERQPLPRPDLRQYRIGLGPVAVFGASNFPLAFSTAGGDTASALAAGCPVVFKAHSGHMATAEWVADAIIRAAEKTAMPAGVFNMIYGGGVGEWLVKHPAIQAVGFTGSLRGGRALCDMAAARPQPIPVFAEMSSINPVIVLPEALATRADSIARDLTASVVMGCGQFCTNPGLVIGIRSPQFTAFTQQVAALIGDQAPQTMLNAGTLQSYGKGLQKLLAHPGIEHLAGRAQQGNQAQPQLFKADASLLIEGDEALQEEVFGPTTVFVEVADQAQLSAALNGLHGQLTATMIGEPDDFQRFSELTPLLEQKVGRILLNGYPTGVEVCDSMVHGGPYPATSDARGTSVGTLAIDRFLRPVCFQNYPDNLLPEPLKNANPLGIQRLVDGVPGREAL
- the araD1 gene encoding AraD1 family protein, giving the protein MRLVQFELDNGERRVGVVDGDRVREVQCATTVRELALAAIEAGVKLEQQVNGLGFGAEHDYPRLLAELRILPPLDHPDPAHLLVSGTGLTHLGSASARDKMHQQAGDETAMTDTMRIFKWGVEGGKPQAGQAGVQPEWFYKGDGGIVVRPGHPFPLPPFAEDAGEEPEISGLYVIGLDGKPYRLGFAVGNEFSDHVMERKNYLYLAHSKLRSCSFGPELRVGELPQHLSGTSRILRNGEVLWQNEFLSGEANMCHSLENLEFHHFKYSQFLRPGDVHVHFFGTATLSFADGIRTQPGDVFEISQAEFGAPLVNGIAPVDAVFNPGTIGTL
- a CDS encoding MFS transporter; this encodes MSQELRLIRRITLKLIPFLILLYLIAYVDRSAVGFAKLHMGADLGIGDAAYGLGAGLFFIGYFLLEIPSNLMLERFGARRWFARIMITWGAITIGMAFVQGPHSFYVMRFLLGAAEAGFFPGVLYYITQWFPVRHRGKILGLFILSQPIAMLITGPVSGGLLGMDGVLGLHGWQWLFIVIGLPAMLLTWPVLRYLPDGPQQVKWMDQAEKDWLTDELKKDLQEYGQTRHGNPLHALKDKRVLLLALFYLPVTLSIYGLGLWLPTLIKQFGGSDLVTGFVSSVPYIFGIIGLLVIPRSSDRLNDRYGHLAVLYVLGAIGLFLSAWLSVPVLQLAALCLVAFALFSCTAVFWTLPGRFFAGASAAAGIALINSVGNLGGYIGPFVIGALKEYTGNLASGLYFLSCVMVFGLVLTGVVYRLLERKHVLPADQFAASARGATRI
- a CDS encoding IlvD/Edd family dehydratase; its protein translation is MSDKKPSLRSAQWFGTADKNGFMYRSWMKNQGIADHQFHGKPIIGICNTWSELTPCNAHFRQIAEHVKRGVIEAGGFPVEFPVFSNGESNLRPTAMLTRNLASMDVEEAIRGNPIDGVVLLTGCDKTTPALLMGAASCDVPAIVVTGGPMLNGKHKGQDIGSGTVVWQLSEQVKAGTITLDDFLAAEGGMSRSAGTCNTMGTASTMACMAEALGTSLPHNAAIPAVDARRYVLAHMSGMRAVEMVREDLRLSKILTKEAFENAIRVNAAIGGSTNAVIHLKAIAGRIGVQLDLDDWTRIGRGMPTIVDLQPSGRFLMEEFYYAGGLPAVLRRLGEANLIPHPDALTVNGKSLGENTKEAPIYGQDEVIRTLDNPIRADGGICVLRGNLAPLGAVLKPSAATPELMQHRGRAVVFENFDEYKARINDPELDVDADSILVMKNCGPKGYPGMAEVGNMGLPAKLLAQGVTDMVRISDARMSGTAYGTVVLHVAPEAAAGGPLAAVKEGDFIELDCASGRLHLDISDAELAARLADLTPPQQLLVGGYRQLYIDHVLQADQGCDFDFLVGCRGAEVPRHSH
- a CDS encoding FadR/GntR family transcriptional regulator, giving the protein MDYRKPSDRKSMHARIVQELGMQIVSGRFKPDDKLPAEALLCEEYAVSRPVLREATRVLVAKGLVYSRPRVGTVVKARREWHMLDPDVLHWLMQSSPQNEFFGLLTSVRSIIEPAAAALAAQFATDADIASIREAYERMDAAPTPEALLQPDLDFHSRIADATHNDLLANLCNMLSVAIAEALKHSNQRPNLHELAMPRHKAILTAIENRDALGARHATLVQLDDARSALNVVLGNDHS